The following proteins are co-located in the Flavobacterium sp. CECT 9288 genome:
- a CDS encoding response regulator, translating into MPKIDIACIIDNDPIFVFGAKRIMEIADFCNSFMIFRDGKEAFDKLKTIINTDGKLPDLILLDINMPIWNGWQFLDEFIKIPIKQTITIYIMTSSIDPTDIEKAKKYNEISNYIVKPISLDELKQLIV; encoded by the coding sequence ATGCCTAAGATAGATATTGCTTGTATAATTGATAACGACCCAATCTTTGTTTTTGGTGCTAAAAGAATTATGGAAATTGCAGATTTTTGCAATAGTTTCATGATTTTTAGAGACGGCAAAGAAGCATTTGATAAACTAAAAACAATAATAAATACGGATGGAAAACTCCCTGATTTAATTTTATTAGATATAAATATGCCTATTTGGAATGGTTGGCAGTTTCTGGATGAGTTTATCAAAATTCCAATCAAACAAACAATTACTATCTATATCATGACCAGTTCAATTGATCCCACTGATATTGAAAAAGCAAAAAAATATAATGAAATTTCAAATTATATTGTTAAGCCTATATCTCTTGACGAACTAAAACAACTGATTGTATAA
- the cysM gene encoding cysteine synthase CysM — protein MKSYKILDLIGNTPLVESTNLIANKNVKLLLKLEGNNPGGSVKDRAAYNMIKSALERGDIKRGDKLIEATSGNTGIALAMIAQLFNIEIELILPEDSTIERTQTMRAYGATVILTPAATGIIGSRDYADKKVAEGGYIMLNQFANDDNWKAHYNTTGPEVWNDTDGTVTHFVSAMGTTGTIIGTSTFLKEKNPTIQIVGAQPSDGSQIPGIRKWPQEYLPKIFDAKKVDTVIEVSEQEARAMTKRLALEEGIFAGMSSGGSVAAAIKIAETLESGVIVAIICDRGDRYLSSDLFD, from the coding sequence ATGAAATCATATAAAATACTAGATTTAATAGGTAACACGCCGTTAGTTGAATCTACAAACTTAATTGCCAACAAAAATGTAAAACTATTATTGAAACTTGAGGGTAACAATCCTGGTGGAAGTGTAAAAGATAGAGCGGCATACAACATGATCAAATCGGCATTAGAACGAGGAGACATAAAAAGAGGAGACAAACTAATAGAAGCAACCAGCGGCAATACCGGAATAGCGCTAGCCATGATTGCACAGTTATTTAATATTGAAATTGAGCTCATATTGCCCGAAGATTCTACAATAGAGCGCACACAAACCATGCGTGCTTATGGAGCAACGGTTATTTTGACTCCAGCGGCAACCGGAATTATAGGATCAAGAGATTATGCTGATAAAAAAGTTGCTGAAGGTGGCTATATCATGCTCAATCAGTTTGCTAATGATGACAACTGGAAAGCACATTACAATACTACTGGTCCCGAAGTTTGGAATGACACTGATGGAACGGTAACCCACTTTGTATCTGCAATGGGTACTACAGGAACTATAATTGGTACATCTACTTTTTTAAAAGAAAAAAATCCCACCATACAAATTGTGGGAGCACAGCCTAGCGATGGTTCTCAAATACCAGGCATTAGAAAATGGCCACAGGAATATTTGCCTAAAATTTTCGATGCCAAAAAAGTAGACACAGTTATTGAAGTTTCAGAGCAAGAAGCCAGAGCCATGACCAAACGTTTAGCGCTTGAAGAAGGAATTTTTGCAGGAATGAGTAGTGGCGGATCAGTGGCTGCTGCGATAAAAATTGCTGAAACTTTAGAATCAGGTGTAATAGTAGCCATTATTTGCGATCGTGGTGACCGTTATTTATCTTCAGATTTATTTGATTAA
- a CDS encoding OsmC family peroxiredoxin produces MKRYATAHWEGSLKEGNGTLTTQTTTLNKTQYSFKSRFEEGVGTNPEELIAAAHAGCFTMQLSAYIGEEGFAIENIETKCDIDFVDGVIAASHLTVNAKIADITADAFQELVQKAEKNCPVSKVLNATISSTATLL; encoded by the coding sequence ATGAAAAGATACGCAACAGCACACTGGGAAGGTTCACTTAAAGAAGGAAATGGTACACTAACTACTCAAACAACTACGCTTAATAAAACGCAATATTCTTTTAAATCACGTTTTGAAGAAGGTGTGGGCACAAACCCCGAAGAGTTAATAGCAGCTGCACATGCTGGTTGTTTTACGATGCAATTATCGGCTTACATAGGCGAGGAAGGATTTGCAATTGAAAATATTGAAACTAAATGTGACATTGATTTTGTAGATGGTGTCATTGCTGCATCTCATCTAACGGTTAATGCTAAAATTGCAGACATAACTGCAGATGCTTTTCAAGAATTAGTTCAAAAAGCCGAAAAAAATTGTCCTGTTTCTAAAGTTCTGAACGCAACAATATCAAGTACTGCAACACTATTGTAA
- a CDS encoding Smr/MutS family protein codes for MLNKGDKVSVLDDAINGVVLSVQENRVTIETEDGFTMAFLANELIKVNDSSNLLDTIRRIDVAEIKKEKEIPKPRSFVKEKKSKNEISAPEFDLHIEKLVPNKRGMSNYDILTLQTETAKRHIEFAIKNRIPKIVFIHGVGEGILKAELDFLLGRYDNIAFQDGNYQKYGLGATEVYIKQSAM; via the coding sequence ATGTTGAATAAAGGAGATAAAGTTTCGGTTCTTGATGATGCCATTAACGGTGTTGTTCTTTCTGTACAAGAAAATCGTGTGACAATAGAAACCGAAGATGGTTTTACAATGGCATTTCTTGCCAATGAATTGATTAAAGTAAACGACAGTAGTAATTTACTGGATACTATTAGAAGGATAGATGTAGCTGAAATTAAAAAAGAAAAAGAGATTCCAAAACCGCGTAGTTTTGTAAAAGAAAAAAAATCTAAAAATGAAATTTCTGCACCAGAGTTTGATTTACATATTGAAAAATTAGTGCCTAATAAAAGAGGAATGTCTAATTATGATATTTTGACTTTACAAACCGAAACAGCAAAAAGACACATTGAATTTGCCATTAAAAACAGAATTCCAAAAATAGTTTTTATTCATGGAGTAGGAGAGGGAATCTTGAAAGCAGAACTAGATTTTCTACTTGGTCGCTATGATAATATTGCTTTTCAGGATGGTAATTATCAAAAATATGGTTTAGGTGCCACCGAAGTATATATCAAGCAAAGTGCCATGTAA
- a CDS encoding EamA family transporter, with protein MRLNKYYSAAFLAFFMWGFFSFALKPLHLYPSLDILFYRVFFSVITMVLINVFFRKKIISENWNRFKQLPPKEQKKVIWLTLGGGFFLSSNWFVYIFVMNHVSVNAASLAYLICPIVTTVLAFFMLKEKLSSWQWAAVGISFLSCILLSFDHFQDIFFSLVTAATYALYLVSQRKNNEIDKFLGLTIQLIFTAVILLPFYPKYSGPVPTEPIFYTCMFMIVVFFTIIPLFLNLYALKGINSSAVGIMIYINPIINFLLAVFYYQEQVHTIQLFSYFLILLSIVVFNKEVLFKKNKNIYSTTKDAE; from the coding sequence ATGAGATTAAATAAATATTATTCGGCGGCCTTCCTTGCTTTTTTTATGTGGGGGTTTTTCAGTTTCGCACTTAAACCATTACATCTTTATCCATCACTAGATATCTTGTTTTATCGTGTTTTCTTTAGTGTAATTACAATGGTTTTAATTAATGTTTTTTTTCGAAAAAAAATAATCTCTGAAAATTGGAATCGTTTTAAGCAATTACCACCTAAGGAGCAAAAAAAAGTCATTTGGCTTACTCTGGGCGGAGGCTTTTTTTTATCTTCAAACTGGTTTGTTTATATTTTTGTAATGAATCATGTAAGCGTAAATGCTGCTTCTTTAGCCTATTTAATATGTCCTATTGTGACCACAGTTCTAGCCTTTTTTATGCTCAAAGAAAAACTAAGTTCTTGGCAATGGGCAGCAGTTGGAATTAGTTTTTTGAGTTGTATTTTGTTATCCTTTGATCATTTTCAAGATATCTTTTTTAGTTTAGTTACTGCTGCAACGTATGCTTTGTATTTAGTAAGCCAGCGAAAAAATAACGAAATTGATAAGTTTTTAGGATTGACCATTCAGTTAATTTTTACAGCGGTTATTTTACTGCCTTTTTACCCAAAATACAGCGGTCCAGTTCCTACAGAGCCTATTTTTTATACATGCATGTTTATGATTGTAGTTTTTTTTACAATTATTCCACTTTTCTTAAATCTATATGCCCTAAAAGGAATAAACTCTTCAGCAGTTGGAATTATGATTTATATTAATCCGATAATTAATTTTTTATTAGCTGTTTTTTATTACCAGGAGCAAGTACATACTATTCAATTATTTTCTTATTTCTTAATTTTGTTGTCTATCGTAGTATTCAACAAAGAAGTATTATTTAAGAAAAATAAAAATATATATTCAACTACAAAAGACGCCGAGTAA
- a CDS encoding fasciclin domain-containing protein — protein MKLVKTIGAMALLGVIATSCGEKKTAESTENADTTAVAVDSAAVVETPNIVGVAAGNADFSTLVTAVKAAGLVETLSSEGPFTVFAPNNAAFDKLPAGTVDGLLKPESLDKLKAVLTYHVVSGKFDAAAVTEAINKNNGKYTVTTVQGGKIELSLKDGKVILTDANGATSTVVLADVAASNGVIHAIDSVVMPK, from the coding sequence ATGAAATTAGTAAAAACAATTGGTGCTATGGCACTTTTAGGAGTTATCGCAACTTCATGTGGAGAAAAGAAAACAGCTGAATCAACAGAAAATGCAGACACAACTGCAGTTGCTGTAGATTCTGCAGCAGTTGTAGAAACACCAAACATTGTAGGTGTTGCAGCAGGAAACGCTGATTTTTCAACATTAGTAACTGCTGTAAAAGCGGCAGGATTAGTAGAAACATTGAGTAGCGAAGGACCATTTACGGTTTTTGCACCAAACAATGCCGCATTTGATAAATTGCCAGCTGGTACAGTAGATGGTTTATTGAAACCAGAAAGTCTTGATAAATTAAAAGCAGTTTTAACATATCATGTCGTTTCTGGAAAGTTTGATGCAGCAGCAGTAACTGAGGCAATCAACAAAAATAATGGTAAATATACCGTTACAACTGTTCAAGGTGGAAAAATTGAATTGAGCTTAAAAGATGGGAAAGTAATTTTGACAGATGCTAATGGTGCAACATCTACTGTTGTTCTGGCTGATGTAGCTGCATCTAATGGTGTAATTCACGCTATTGACTCAGTGGTTATGCCTAAATAA
- a CDS encoding serine hydrolase: MKNFILILCIVLVSSCSNNNEVVDPTPSTEMYFPSNTSSNWETTSSASLNWNQSAIQALKDFLIQKNTKSFLILVNGRIVMEEYFNGHTAIDTWEWNSAGKTLVATTTGIAVQEGLVNLNTKVSNYLSTEWTSMPLPKEDLIQVRNLLTMTSGNDDSKQFMIKTNITYIADANTRWAYSNVFQKLTDVIAKASNKPFETYFNEKLKNKIGMDGFWNFGTIFTIYHSTTKSMARFGLLALNKGKWNNETIVNESFFNESVNTSQNINPSYGYLWWLNGKTSAMIPGEQTVFQGSLVPNAPADMYAAMGASDQRIYVIPSKKMVIVRMGNASDPTNPNFAVSGFDNALWSKINAVIR, from the coding sequence ATGAAAAATTTTATTTTAATACTATGTATTGTACTAGTAAGCAGCTGTAGCAATAATAATGAAGTAGTTGATCCAACTCCTTCAACTGAAATGTATTTTCCGTCAAATACAAGTTCTAACTGGGAAACAACTTCAAGTGCTAGTTTAAATTGGAATCAAAGTGCAATACAGGCATTAAAAGATTTTTTAATCCAAAAAAACACAAAATCTTTTCTAATTCTTGTAAACGGAAGAATAGTAATGGAGGAATATTTTAATGGTCATACAGCAATAGATACATGGGAATGGAATAGTGCAGGTAAAACACTTGTAGCAACTACAACAGGTATAGCAGTGCAAGAAGGACTCGTAAACTTGAATACCAAAGTATCTAACTACCTGAGTACGGAATGGACAAGTATGCCTTTACCTAAAGAAGATCTAATCCAAGTTCGTAATTTATTGACCATGACTTCAGGAAATGATGACAGTAAACAATTCATGATAAAAACAAATATAACTTACATTGCTGATGCCAATACTCGATGGGCTTATAGTAATGTTTTTCAGAAATTAACTGATGTGATTGCAAAAGCTAGCAATAAACCATTTGAAACTTATTTTAATGAAAAATTAAAAAATAAAATTGGTATGGATGGCTTTTGGAATTTTGGAACTATTTTCACAATATACCATAGTACAACAAAAAGTATGGCGCGATTTGGACTATTAGCTTTAAATAAAGGAAAATGGAATAATGAAACAATTGTAAACGAATCTTTTTTTAACGAAAGTGTAAATACATCTCAAAATATAAATCCGTCTTACGGCTACTTATGGTGGTTGAACGGTAAAACGAGTGCTATGATTCCTGGTGAACAAACCGTATTTCAAGGTTCACTTGTACCTAATGCACCTGCTGATATGTATGCAGCAATGGGAGCAAGCGATCAAAGAATTTATGTTATTCCAAGTAAGAAAATGGTAATCGTTAGAATGGGAAATGCTTCAGACCCAACAAATCCTAACTTTGCAGTTTCTGGTTTTGACAATGCCCTTTGGAGTAAAATAAATGCTGTTATCAGATAA
- a CDS encoding SGNH/GDSL hydrolase family protein — translation MMGQKTQDQDWVNLKKYQEQNSQLKPSPAGEKRVVFMGDSITEFWSRVNPSFFELKPYINRGISGQTTPQILKRFKADVLDLNPAVVVILGGVNDIAGNTGPTTIQSIAATIFEMVALAQANKIKVILCSVLPAYDFSWRPNQFPAEKIIALNLLIKKYALENGIYYLDYFSEMKDEKNGLKKEYGPDGVHPNLAGYQVMGPLVEEAIQKVLEI, via the coding sequence ATGATGGGGCAAAAAACACAAGATCAAGACTGGGTCAATTTAAAAAAGTACCAAGAACAAAATTCACAACTTAAACCATCCCCAGCTGGAGAAAAAAGAGTTGTATTTATGGGTGACTCCATTACTGAGTTTTGGAGCAGAGTAAATCCGAGTTTTTTTGAATTAAAACCGTACATCAACCGCGGCATTAGTGGCCAAACAACACCTCAAATACTCAAAAGGTTTAAAGCTGATGTTTTAGATTTAAACCCTGCTGTTGTTGTCATACTGGGCGGTGTGAATGATATTGCTGGTAATACCGGACCAACTACGATCCAAAGTATTGCTGCAACTATTTTTGAAATGGTAGCTTTGGCACAAGCCAATAAAATAAAAGTCATTTTATGTTCTGTTTTGCCTGCTTATGATTTTTCTTGGAGACCCAATCAATTTCCTGCTGAAAAAATTATAGCCTTGAATCTTTTGATAAAAAAGTACGCATTAGAGAACGGTATATATTATCTTGATTATTTTAGCGAAATGAAAGATGAGAAAAATGGACTCAAAAAAGAATATGGCCCAGACGGAGTACATCCCAACTTAGCAGGATATCAAGTAATGGGTCCTTTAGTTGAAGAAGCAATTCAAAAAGTTTTGGAAATTTAA
- a CDS encoding cysteine desulfurase family protein: MQKVYLDNASTTALRPEVIQEMTHVLEQEYGNPSSTHSFGRSSKNVLELSRKIIAKNLNATAQEIIFTSCGTEANNWILQSAVKDLKVERIITSKIEHHAVLYTVLALQQQYGIQVDYVALKPDGAIDLTHLVTLLANDKKTLVSLMHVNNEIGTVLDLNRVGVICKEYNVLFHSDTVQSIGKMKLDLQELSVDFIVASAHKFHGPKGVGLAFIRKNSGLQPLFFGGEQEKGLRAGTEALHQIAGMAKALELSYLNLERDQKHIEALKKYLWDQLQVYIPGVKCNGDLSGFYNVINIILPFDKEKTAMILFHLDMKGIAVSRGSACQSGSIKPSHVLAELLSESDLVLPSLRVSFSHFNTTQDVDTFIEALVDIQNS; the protein is encoded by the coding sequence ATGCAAAAAGTATATCTTGACAATGCTTCAACTACTGCACTTCGTCCCGAGGTAATTCAGGAAATGACACACGTTCTAGAACAAGAATACGGTAATCCGTCTTCAACGCACAGCTTTGGAAGAAGTTCTAAAAATGTTTTAGAATTGTCTCGAAAAATTATTGCAAAAAATTTGAATGCTACTGCGCAAGAAATCATCTTTACATCTTGTGGTACCGAGGCCAACAACTGGATTTTACAATCAGCAGTAAAAGATTTAAAGGTAGAACGAATTATTACCAGTAAAATTGAGCATCATGCGGTTTTATATACGGTTTTAGCACTACAGCAACAGTACGGAATTCAAGTAGATTATGTAGCTTTAAAACCAGATGGCGCAATAGATTTAACCCATTTAGTGACGCTTTTAGCAAATGATAAAAAGACTCTAGTGAGTTTAATGCATGTGAATAATGAAATAGGAACCGTGCTAGACCTAAATCGTGTGGGTGTCATTTGTAAAGAGTACAATGTTTTGTTTCATTCGGATACCGTTCAATCAATAGGGAAAATGAAATTAGATTTGCAGGAACTTTCAGTAGATTTTATTGTAGCGAGTGCACATAAGTTTCATGGTCCAAAAGGAGTAGGATTAGCCTTTATTCGAAAAAATTCAGGACTACAACCTTTATTTTTTGGTGGAGAGCAGGAAAAAGGCTTGCGCGCTGGAACCGAAGCCTTACATCAAATAGCCGGAATGGCTAAGGCTTTAGAACTTTCGTATTTAAATTTAGAAAGGGATCAAAAGCACATTGAAGCTTTAAAAAAATATTTGTGGGATCAATTGCAAGTATATATTCCTGGTGTAAAATGTAACGGTGATCTTTCTGGATTTTATAATGTTATAAATATTATTTTACCTTTTGATAAAGAAAAAACTGCTATGATTTTATTTCATTTAGACATGAAAGGTATTGCAGTATCAAGAGGTAGTGCTTGTCAATCAGGAAGTATTAAGCCTTCCCACGTTTTGGCAGAGCTTTTAAGTGAATCTGATTTAGTATTACCAAGTTTGAGAGTTTCTTTTAGTCATTTTAACACTACACAAGATGTTGATACTTTTATAGAAGCTCTGGTTGATATTCAAAACAGTTAA
- a CDS encoding DUF2752 domain-containing protein: protein MLPCLSKTIFGIECLGCGFQRALLLLIQGNFTNAFKMYPAVFTSLLFMLCCVLSFLDKKRKYSTLIIKTGIINGVFMIAGYYFKHFETIFLM from the coding sequence ATGCTCCCTTGTTTAAGTAAAACAATCTTTGGAATTGAATGCTTGGGCTGTGGCTTTCAGCGAGCTTTACTTCTTTTGATACAAGGTAATTTTACAAACGCTTTTAAAATGTATCCAGCAGTATTTACCTCATTACTATTTATGCTTTGTTGTGTTTTAAGTTTTTTGGACAAAAAAAGAAAATATAGTACCCTAATTATTAAAACGGGAATCATAAATGGTGTTTTTATGATTGCAGGTTATTATTTCAAACATTTTGAAACGATCTTTTTGATGTAA
- a CDS encoding PAS domain S-box protein yields MSYLKTELYELIKQDNSIFDFIQETALDGLSYWDIENPENSYMNPKFWSKLGYNYNDLPSHYNSWKNIVNKEDAKLLQEVIRKNISTVDFVYEQIFRFTHQNGTTIWMKCYGKIIQNPNGNEKRLLGAHIDITYLKEQEVLLENCNSAARIGYWEFDILAQQIHWSKITKEIHEVSENYIPNLETAINFYKEGDNRDIINIAISNAIKNNEPFDYRLQIITAKGNHRWIRTIGQTVFIKGRCTKVYGTFQDITIEKNAKIELIKEKEKLQSVLEATNLGTWEWNIQTNEVLFNNRWAEILGYSLVELQPISIQNWVDLVHPEDLLISQKILEECFGKKREFYHCECRMKHKNGEWVWILDHGRIISWTEEGLPIMMYGTHTDITESKKTFERNKLFIEQTPTAIAMFDKELKYIASSEKWYTDYGLQGQEIIGKSHYEIFPEIGDNWKKIHQECLTGIAQKKEEEKFVRQDGSIQWLKWEVKPWYSDSETIGGLIMLTEDITPRKKIQEQLLVSEEAFRGNFESAAIGMALLNIQGQWIKVNKNLCEITGYTNDELMQLTFQDITHPNDLEKDIALRKELVEGKINFYHLEKRYICKDGTVVYVILASSIVRDPENNPLYIISQIIDISSQKNAENKLEQAVSKLQGILDASTQVAIIETNIDGLITTFNTGAENLLGYKKEEVIHLKTPETIHLQEEIEAQEEKILIEENIKCKGFEVFTHVLDKGKFETSEWTYVKKDGTQFPVQLTITAVKKNNKITGYLMIAVDISSIKKVENEIQSLLFVTKDQNERLKNFAHIVSHNLRSHSGNIAMMLELLLYENPAYADNEIIQLLDLASKNLKDTIGHLNEVVIMNTTITENIAPVNLNNAIENSINNIQILAKNADVEILNEVKKDIYILGIPAYVESILLNFLSNSIKYKSEKRKAYIKLNATIEDDKIVLSIEDNGLGIDLKQNGDKLFGMYKTFHMNDDARGIGLFITKNQIEAIGGKITVTSAVDKGTTFKLYFQNA; encoded by the coding sequence ATGAGTTATCTGAAAACCGAATTGTACGAATTAATCAAACAAGACAACTCCATATTTGATTTTATTCAAGAAACTGCATTAGATGGCCTTTCGTATTGGGATATAGAAAACCCCGAAAATAGTTATATGAATCCTAAGTTTTGGTCAAAACTAGGTTATAATTACAACGACTTACCAAGCCATTACAATTCGTGGAAAAACATCGTAAACAAAGAAGATGCAAAATTACTGCAAGAAGTAATTCGAAAAAATATAAGTACAGTTGATTTTGTTTACGAACAAATTTTCAGATTTACTCATCAAAACGGTACAACAATATGGATGAAATGTTATGGCAAAATCATCCAAAATCCTAATGGTAATGAAAAACGATTATTAGGAGCACATATTGACATAACCTACTTAAAAGAGCAAGAAGTTTTATTAGAAAATTGTAATTCAGCAGCTAGAATTGGCTACTGGGAATTTGATATTTTAGCTCAACAAATTCATTGGAGTAAAATCACAAAAGAAATTCATGAAGTTAGTGAAAACTATATTCCTAATCTAGAAACGGCTATCAATTTTTATAAAGAAGGTGATAATAGAGATATAATTAACATAGCAATTTCTAATGCAATAAAAAATAACGAACCATTTGATTATCGCTTACAAATAATTACTGCAAAAGGAAATCACCGCTGGATTAGAACTATTGGCCAAACAGTATTTATAAAAGGTAGATGTACCAAAGTCTATGGAACTTTTCAAGATATAACTATTGAAAAGAATGCAAAAATTGAATTAATTAAAGAAAAAGAGAAATTACAAAGTGTTCTTGAGGCTACTAACTTGGGGACTTGGGAATGGAATATTCAAACTAATGAAGTTCTTTTTAATAATAGATGGGCAGAAATTTTAGGTTATTCACTTGTGGAACTTCAACCTATTAGTATTCAAAATTGGGTAGACTTGGTTCATCCAGAAGACTTGCTGATTTCTCAGAAAATCTTAGAGGAATGTTTTGGTAAGAAAAGAGAATTTTACCATTGTGAATGCAGAATGAAACATAAAAATGGGGAATGGGTTTGGATTTTAGATCACGGAAGAATAATCAGCTGGACAGAGGAAGGGTTGCCAATAATGATGTATGGAACTCATACTGACATTACAGAATCTAAAAAAACATTTGAAAGAAATAAATTATTTATAGAGCAGACCCCTACAGCCATTGCCATGTTTGATAAGGAATTAAAATACATTGCTTCATCAGAGAAATGGTATACTGATTATGGGTTGCAAGGACAAGAAATAATAGGTAAATCTCATTATGAAATTTTTCCCGAAATAGGAGACAATTGGAAAAAAATACACCAAGAGTGTTTAACTGGCATAGCACAAAAAAAAGAAGAAGAAAAATTTGTTCGTCAAGATGGATCCATACAATGGCTAAAATGGGAAGTAAAACCATGGTACTCTGATTCAGAAACAATTGGTGGACTGATTATGCTTACTGAGGACATAACACCAAGAAAAAAAATACAAGAACAACTCTTAGTAAGTGAAGAGGCTTTTAGGGGGAATTTTGAAAGTGCAGCTATAGGTATGGCGTTACTTAACATACAAGGGCAATGGATTAAAGTAAATAAAAACTTATGTGAAATCACTGGGTATACTAATGATGAGTTGATGCAACTTACCTTTCAAGATATTACCCATCCAAATGATTTAGAAAAAGATATTGCTTTACGTAAAGAACTTGTTGAAGGAAAAATTAACTTTTACCACCTTGAAAAAAGGTATATTTGTAAAGATGGGACAGTTGTTTATGTAATATTAGCATCGTCTATTGTTAGAGATCCAGAAAACAATCCCTTATATATTATATCTCAAATCATAGATATTTCTTCACAAAAAAATGCTGAAAATAAACTAGAACAAGCTGTATCAAAACTTCAAGGGATACTAGATGCTAGTACTCAAGTTGCTATTATTGAGACTAATATTGATGGACTAATAACAACCTTTAATACTGGTGCCGAAAATCTTTTAGGATACAAGAAAGAGGAAGTTATCCATTTAAAAACTCCTGAAACTATTCATTTACAGGAAGAAATTGAAGCACAAGAAGAAAAAATATTAATTGAAGAAAATATTAAATGCAAAGGTTTTGAAGTCTTTACACATGTGTTAGATAAAGGAAAATTTGAAACAAGCGAATGGACATATGTAAAAAAAGACGGAACCCAATTTCCGGTACAACTTACAATTACGGCTGTAAAAAAGAATAATAAAATTACTGGTTATCTAATGATTGCTGTAGACATTAGTAGCATTAAAAAGGTTGAAAATGAAATTCAATCATTACTATTTGTTACAAAAGATCAAAACGAACGGTTGAAAAATTTTGCACATATAGTTTCTCATAACTTAAGATCTCACTCCGGCAATATTGCCATGATGTTGGAGTTGCTTTTATATGAAAACCCTGCATATGCCGATAATGAAATCATTCAACTACTAGATTTAGCTTCGAAAAACTTAAAAGATACTATAGGACACCTCAATGAAGTGGTAATTATGAATACCACCATAACCGAAAATATTGCTCCAGTAAATTTAAATAATGCAATTGAAAACAGTATCAATAATATACAAATCCTAGCTAAAAATGCTGATGTAGAGATCTTAAATGAAGTAAAAAAAGATATATATATTTTAGGAATACCTGCTTATGTAGAAAGTATTTTATTGAATTTTTTATCGAATTCTATAAAATATAAATCAGAAAAAAGGAAGGCCTATATAAAGTTAAATGCTACTATAGAAGATGACAAAATTGTATTAAGTATTGAAGATAATGGTCTAGGAATTGATTTAAAACAAAACGGAGATAAGCTTTTTGGAATGTATAAAACTTTTCACATGAATGATGATGCTCGAGGGATTGGGTTATTTATTACAAAAAACCAAATAGAAGCTATTGGCGGTAAAATTACAGTAACTAGTGCAGTTGATAAAGGAACCACTTTTAAATTATATTTTCAAAATGCCTAA